From Drosophila nasuta strain 15112-1781.00 chromosome X, ASM2355853v1, whole genome shotgun sequence, one genomic window encodes:
- the LOC132796325 gene encoding venom dipeptidyl peptidase 4, protein MLPIFKLLLLFLSQFYLGHTSIIKIQPTTDRLISGKTPWNLTDAIYGTAGLRSFNGTWITDEEFYYTASDKSIHKFNAATNTDTIFVDSSFLESYSGATFTLSQDFSKILVRYNLTEKFRHSYVAQYDIYDIATNSSIKIHKGEKLQYCGWSPLKDRLAYVYLNNVYIHFNENLEIPITEDGTDGIIYNGVPDWVYEEEVLSSGSALWWSPDGSKLSVGFFDDTNVETFKYFLYGDDSTSYYQYPHEEELKYPKTGTPNPIVYLRVYDLSNDDPIMRRINAPIDIVSSDHILQNVVWSNNSHLLITWMNRRQNLASIQSCSHDGSCVEVTRIEEPNGWVTISTPKCINDGLNCLFSYFIDNWYQVWNLNLQTGVNSWKSRGNFTVLNIYGYDEINDKLYYQATQRNNPAVYHVYSNDDCLSCNRYDVDNEECKSASATFSKSFSFYTLSCVGPNPIYTKIYEVASDTMVKDWELNSQYRTTLEGKLRPSYSFINVALADGSTGIAKLALPPNFDESKKYPMIVVVYGGPNSVRVTNSFTVGYEAFVTTKRDTIYAYIDGRGTGNKGKDLLFSVNNDLGDYEVEDQLYVTKWLQDNLVFIDPNRTGIWGWSYGGYMTAKTIEKDDSRVFQCGVSVAPVTSWLYYDTIYTERYMGLPTLEDNAQKYNESNAFHHLENFKTHDFLLVHGSGDDNVHYQHSLLLAKLLQKADIQFDEQTYTDENHSIGNALPHLYNTIDNFWIKCLNYSETENV, encoded by the exons ATGAGGAATTCTATTATACGGCAAGTGATAAATCTATTCACAAATTCAATGCTGCAACAAATACAGATACTATATTCGTGGACTCATCATTTCTg GAATCTTACAGTGGTGCTACCTTCACACTTTCGCAGGACTTTAGTAAAATTCTGGTGCGCTACAACTTGACCGAGAAGTTTCGCCATTCTTACGTAGCTCAGTACGATATATATGATATTGCAACAAATTCGTCTATTAAGATCCATAAGGGTGAGAAGCTGCAATATTGTGGTTGGTCACCACTAAAAGATCGACTTGCATATGTATACCTGAACAAtgtgtacatacatttcaATGAGAATCTAGAGATCCCCATCACGGAAGATGGCACAGATGGCATTATCTATAATGGAGTCCCTGACTGGGTTTATGAGGAGGAAGTACTAAGTAGCGGTAGCGCTTTGTGGTGGTCGCCAGATGGCAGCAAACTTTCTGTAGGATTCTTCGATGATACAAATGTGGAAacctttaaatattttctttacgGCGATGACTCTACTTCGTATTATCAATATCCACACGAAGAGGAGTTAAAGTATCCGAAAACTGGCACACCTAATCCAATCGTATATCTGCGAGTCTACGATCTTAGTAATGATGATCCCATTATGCGGCGCATTAATGCTCCAATCGATATTGTTAGCAGCGATCACATTTTGCAGAATGTGGTTTGGTCGAATAACAGCCATTTACTTATCACTTGGATGAACCGACGCCAGAATCTGGCATCGATCCAGAGCTGCAGCCACGATGGCAGCTGTGTTGAGGTTACGCGTATTGAGGAACCAAACGGCTGGGTTACCATTAGTACACCCAAGTGTATTAATGACGGTCtcaattgtttgtttagcTATTTCATAGACAACTGGTATCAAGTTTGGAACCTCAATCTACAAACGGGCGTAAATAGCTGGAAATCTCGGGGAAACTTCACTGTTCTCAATATCTATGGCTATGATGAAATCAACGATAAGCT TTACTATCAGGCTACTCAACGGAATAATCCAGCTGTGTATCACGTGTACAGTAATGATGACTGCCTTAGCTGCAACCGCTATGATGTTGACAATGAAGAATGTAAATCAGCTAGCGCCACTTTTAGCAAATCCTTTTCTTTCTACACTCTCTCCTGTGTTGGACCCAATCCGATCTACACGAAAATCTATGAAGTTGCTAGTGACACAATGGTGAAGGATTGGGAGCTGAACAGCCAGTATAGAACGACATTGGAGGGCAAGCTGCGTCCTAGTTACTCATTTATTAACGTAGCTCTTGCCGATGGAAGCACGGGCATTGCTAAGTTGGCACTGCCACCAAATTTTGATGAATCCAAGAAGTACCCAATGATTGTTGTAGTCTATGGAGGGCCCAATTCAGTGCGAGTAACGAACTCATTTACTGTGGGTTATGAGGCCTTTGTAACAACCAAAAGAGATACCATTTACGCTTATATAGACGGCCGTGGTACCGGAAACAAAGGCAAGGATCTATTGTTTTCTGTCAATAATGACTTGGGCGATTATGAGGTCGAAGATCAATTGTATGTCACCAAGTGGTTGCAAGATAACTTAGTTTTCATAGATCCAAACCGCACAGGGATTTGGGGATGGAGCTATGGTGGTTATATGACAGCCAAAACTATTGAAAAAGACGATTCTCGCGTCTTCCAATGTGGTGTTTCAGTGGCGCCTGTGACTTCGTGGCTATACTACG ATACCATCTATACGGAGCGTTATATGGGACTACCCACCTTGGAGGATAATGCGCAAAAGTATAATGAGAGTAACGCCTTCCATCATTTGGAGAACTTCAAGACCCATGATTTCTTGCTGGTTCATGGCTCTGGTGATGATAATGTCCATTATCAGCATTCACTGCTATTAGCCAAGCTTCTTCAAAAAGCTGACATTCAATTTGATGAGCAG ACTTACACCGATGAGAACCACAGTATAGGCAATGCGCTGCCACATTTGTATAATACCATTGACAACTTCTGGATCAAGTGTCTAAACTACAGCGAAACTGAAAATGTATAA
- the LOC132795464 gene encoding uncharacterized protein LOC132795464 gives MDRHIQSKRRTSTLNSQRKITRDPNEVEAAESTEVEKRKPKPPPIYIREKSSNGLLNKIIVLIGKDNFHIIPLVKGNRKPQPENKPLKKYEVHPIYNLQFLLHRRITVEEPHKRNGTVQCANCQEYGHTRSARSSLGHALQNYDRLPLPQKSSFLQSAY, from the exons ATGGATCGCCACATTCAAAGCAAACGGAGGACGAGCACCCTAAATTCTCAACGCAAAATAACCCGTG ACCCCAATGAGGTTGAGGCGGCCGAATCTACTGAAGTCGAGAAAAGGAAGCCAAAGCCTCCGCCtatttatatacgagaaaaaaGTTCCAATGGTCTtctcaacaaaattattgtgCTTATTGGCAAGGATAACTTCCACATAATACCCCTTGTGAAGGGCAACAGAAAGCCGCAGCCAGAAAATAAGCCCCTGAAGAAATACGAAGTGCACCCTATATACAATCTTCAGTTCCTGCTGCACCGCCGAATTACAGTTGAGGAACCGCACAAACGCAATGGTACGGTACAATGTGCGAACTGCCAAGAATATGGTCATACAAGGTCAGCCAGATCCTCACTAGGACACGCGCTTCAAAATTACGACCGGCTACCCCTGCCTCAAAAAAGTTCATTTCTGCAATCAGCATACTAA
- the LOC132796449 gene encoding uncharacterized protein LOC132796449 — translation MDRHIQSKRRTSTLNSQRKITRDPNEVEAAESTEVEKRKPKPPPIYIREKSSNGLLNKIIVLIGKDNFHIIPLVKGNRKPQPENKPLKKYEVHPIYNLQFLLHRRITVEEPHKRNGTVQCANCQEYGHTRSARSSLGHALQNYDRLPLPQKVHFCNQHTKNRTWLSSINHRSSQKATSKL, via the exons ATGGATCGCCACATTCAAAGCAAACGGAGGACGAGCACCCTAAATTCTCAACGCAAAATAACCCGTG ACCCCAATGAGGTTGAGGCGGCCGAATCTACTGAAGTCGAGAAAAGGAAGCCAAAGCCTCCGCCtatttatatacgagaaaaaaGTTCCAATGGTCTtctcaacaaaattattgtgCTTATTGGCAAGGATAACTTCCACATAATACCCCTTGTGAAGGGCAACAGAAAGCCGCAGCCAGAAAATAAGCCCCTGAAGAAATACGAAGTGCACCCTATATACAATCTTCAGTTCCTGCTGCACCGCCGAATTACAGTTGAGGAACCGCACAAACGCAATGGTACGGTACAATGTGCGAACTGCCAAGAATATGGTCATACAAGGTCAGCCAGATCCTCACTAGGACACGCGCTTCAAAATTACGACCGGCTACCCCTGCCTCAAAAAGTTCATTTCTGCAATCAGCATACTAAGAACCGAACATGGCTCAGCAGCATCAATCACCGAAGCAGCCAAAAAGCAACTTCGAAACTATGA